gaactctcctgccgacaaaaaatTTCCACCCCAACGAGAGTCCTGCcaacaaagtgctgttcacactggtgctttttgttggcaaaacttgtttttttttcctacacccctgaacaacaaaaaTTTTGTCCTTCacattccagtgtagacaaagcctaagtttTGAATATTTAGAAGAAGGCAGGTAGAAAagttttcaaaagggcctaagtCCCAATTAGTCAGTGAGTGGCTTGCATTGTCTAAGCcactcttaaaaacaaacaaaatgatcaGCAACAACCCCAAGCCAAAAATTCTACTGTGCATGTGAAAAAAACATTTATACGCTCAACTCCTTTTTTAAAAGTACTAAACAGATTTTCTTCAAATGTGGCTTGCACTATAGCTACAAAACAATccaactttaaataaaaaaagtttgagcCAACTGTGAATGATGCAGGGTCAATATCTTTTCCTGGAATAAGTGAGGAATAGTTCATTTGCTTAGTTTTTTCACAAACTGAATCAATTCTCTTCAAAGTGTCTCTCCACCACCCATGCCTGATTCACTTCTGTGATGAGACTATAGAAAATTACAGACTCAGATGCATTTGTTTGCAAGAGCCACGAGCAACTGAAGAGGTTAAGTGGGAGGTTATAATGGAAGTTGGAATTCAGCTTTAACTGCAGAGTGAGCAGTAGCACATGCTAATTTATCTGTCACGTGCAATGTGTATTTTTCAGATACTGAATGCAGCCGTGGTCTTGTTTGTGTTAAAAAGagatttttcttattatttttacTATGTTTGCATGAACCATGTTGTAAAACTGCCATAAATCCATTGGGActtgtggtttttttctttttctattttgaaTCTTGAAAAATTCTCACTTCAACTTGCACAGTTAAAAAGAACGGACAATATGAAAACCACATGCCCTACGTGTGAACACATTTTCCCCTCCATGATTCAGAGCAGTATTGGATTGTACTGTAACTCTTCAAAGGTGGCAGTATTGTGACAGCAAAATTAGCATATCACAACTGTTCCATTAGCACAGACATGGCAAGAATATGTGCTTTGAAAAATAAGAGCTTTTAACCCCCACACAACCTCTTTCCTCTTTTCCCTGATGCAATTTCCAAGGCGCAGTCGGAAAGCTAATTAAAAGAAATCTCCCTTCTGTGATGAGATTGTTCTGTGGGGATGAAAACCCAGAGATGTCTGCACAGAACAGGTTCCTTGGCATTAGAAAAACATCTGAGAAACAGAAAGCTTTGTATTTTTGTCTTCTTTTCTTTGACACAGGGAGTGGCCATTAGGACTACAGCTTTGCACAGTCTAGGGGATTTAAGTGTGccctaaaaataataatgaaatgtaCTGTGGAATCCCAGCATACGTGTTTGTTGGGAACTCTATTCCAGTGCATGGCTTTTCAACTTCCCGGTTGTGAACTGGACTCAGTGTCTGTCTGGCCCATGTCTAGGGTTCCTAAGCAAtatggtaacacaaataaataattatattaataATAACAAAGCTGTGTGAGCAACAGATTTTTCACTAGTAAtttcaaaatactgaaaaaaatttgTTGGGATCAACATAACATTGACACCTTCCAGAATTTTTAGTGAATCAAAAAGTCAGAGACAAAAAAAGTAGTTTCAgggtgaacaaaatgttttgtttcagttttgaccatttttaaaggaagttggatgttttaaattaaattgaaggaaatttctgaacaaaattgttttgaactgaaaaacTGAAACTAGTGTTACCTTTTCTGAATTGTTTTTGTATCAAAAAACAATTTGGCAATATCAGCacaaatttgtaaaatgtttcagtgtaaccaaatcttcatttttttttgctgaaaaaactTTTAGGGGAAAATTTTTGCCCAGCACTGGTTGTGATCACCTTGCCTATCCTGGATGGGTGTTCCTGGGGTGGAAAAGGCAGGTTTTTAGTATGGAAAAGTTGGAGAAAATTTTTCTCTATGGCACAGGTGCCTTTCTTAGGGCATCCCCTGAATACCCTAAATCTGAAGCAAGTAacagaggtgactttcactctgttgAGCTTGAAACCGTAGCCACCAGCGCCGAGTTCATGGTGTTGTAATATAACATtactaaatttatttaaaataaaatgctacaATCCCAATTTGTATAAATGTCTATCTACTtatttcagtgtttgtttttacTGCCTCCCACCACTGTCTGAGTGCCTTCCACGTAAAACTGATAGCAACAGTGAAGTTCTCAGGGTAATCatgtggctttgaaaatcagggATGTCCCCTTTTTTCTGAGTCCCTCTCCATGCCCCTGTTTGTTTTACAGAAGCAGTGTATTACAAACCCCAGCAGAATGGCTGCATGAAGGAGCTGCCAGGTAGCTGAGCTGGTGAAATTAAGAGCTGGCTGAGTGAGTACATACTAACCTTAAGGACCACTTCTAGATCTGCCATATAGTAATGTTCCCACCTGCCCCCTTATGCACCTCCCATGATTCTCCTGCTGCCCCACAAGAAGTCAGGTCTCTGAGGAGGCTGAGAATCTTGACACCCCTGAATGACAGCCTACTGGCAGCTCAGCTGCACTCACTGCCACCACATGCACGCATGCACTGCAGGTGAACTCCAGCTTTTGGTAGGGTGTCAAGACCAGAGTGGGGAATGAAAGGTGAGAGACAAAGGATTGAGAGtgaatgtgtgagagagaattaaaaagtgtgacagagggagagagaaaactaGGAAGACAAGAGGAAAGGAGCAGAGGTAAAGCAAAAAAAGACAGAGGTACAGAAGAGGCACCCTTTCCTTTTCCTGTCTTTCTTAGCTTCCTAGAACCTgcagggctggaacctgggggGTTCTAGGCTGCTGATGCCTCTGCTTAGGCTGGGTTCTTATGGGAGGACCCTGCGAGGCTGGGCTTGGCAGGAAGTACCATCCAGCAGGACCTGAGTGGCAGCCTCTCACAGCTCCCTGATTGGTCAATACCTGTACATAAACCAGGAAGCCATGATGGGAAGCCGTCTGAGCAACAACTCAGACTACCTGcccatttttgccccagacctctGCTTGCAGTCGACCCTGGTTTGTCCTTGACTTCACTCTTAGATTGTTGTCTGTAACCCGGTGCCCAATCCTGAtctcctgcctgcctcctggCACCTGACCCTCAATTCACCCTCTGGCCTGTCTTGGACTCTGGCCTCCcggggcctgactcctgctccaaccactaagtCTGACCGCCCATGTCGTGGTCATGACACAACTGACAAACCCTCCTCTGCACATCTCAGCCCCCTCTAAAGAATGTCTGTAAATTCTTTCACTGGGACAAGTGTCTTGgcttttcactttgaaaatgtgtctGTCCTCTAAATGACCTGCTTTTATTTTGAAACATAAATCCTGTCTCAAGCTATTAAATGTTGTATCTGTGCAACTCTGGCTCGGGCAACTCTGAGTTTCTGAGGCATCGTTCTGATGTTTTGGTGTGCAGACTCACCCATCAGACTGCCAGGCTTAAGGCTTTTGGACAGTTCTGGGTTCCAGTGATAACAGTGCAAAGCCTGAGAATTTTCCTTGGTTCACCGAAGTTTGAGTGTCTAAAAACAGTATTCTGCAGAAATCACAGCAATAGGGCAATGCACAGCACAACAATGGGGTGAAGTGCATCTTCTGCAGTCTgcttttgataaaatgttttctaGAATGATGAAGATGTAGCCTGTATCATTTGAGCAACACTTTGTAGCTTATTTGGCAGGTTTTAATAATCAAAGTCGGAATGCTTATTGTTTCTCTGAGAATTGCATACCAGCCTCCATAGTTTTAGAGTGGGCCTGGAAAACAATATTTTGCTGTCTAACGTCTAAAGACCCCATCCACTACAAATGTATTACTATGAACAGGGCTGGCCTGAAGGCTTTGGGATAAAGGTTAATGGGATGACTCTTTGGCCTGTACCCCAAACTCAACATGCCCTTCACTTCTCTACCCCTTCTTGCTTatctagtctagtctcctgtcaTCTCCGccctgcagttgtgcctgcgCTGTGCATTGcgcttgcctccaggcaccacgccctgcagctcccattggccaggaactgggaaccgcagctaatgggagctttgggggaggtacccggaggcacggcaagggcagcgcacacagagccctctgcctctcctcccccaggggctccagcacttctgggagtggtgcgggccggggacagggcaggcgtgcagggagcctgccctggccccggtgcacACCGCTGCCAACCCAGAGCCGCTTAAGGTGGCACCGGGCTGGAACccaaacccttcctgcaccccgacccccaactccctgcccttcggccaaacctgccaatgcagcaggtaaacaaactggcccagcccgccagggtgcttaccctggcaagccgcataccagaggttgctgacccctggcacaAAGGTTAAGGACAATGTATTCCAGCTTGAGTGTATAAATCTAGgtacttaaatccatatttaggtccCACAAGGAAAGTGACTTGCTGCCGGAAGTGTAGAGTACCTGCagttccctttgaagtcaatgagatctgCAGACATTCAGCATCTCTGCctttaggtgtctaactttagACAGActtgttaggaaaaaaaattggcCTTTATCAGTCCGCATTGGATGTGAGCCTGTTCTTAATATGGTACTTGAACCCAGGACATTTCAGGCCTCAAATGGTTCCAGATGAGCTGTACTCTCCATGACACTGAATGCAGAAACCAGAACACCTGCATCACTAACAGGAGAATCATTTCTAAAATTATTAATGGGAAACACCTCCTTGAGGAAAGATTTTGGTTATTTATGTGCTGTCCAGCCAAGTTGGGCCTGTTCTGGGAATAAACAGAGGGCTTTGTTTCTCCGTCTGGTTACTCTGACGCTTCTCCTGAGCAttaaagtggggagggggaggttagATGTTTGCTTCATGAGGAATTCATAGGACAATGTAATGACCATTAAGCTGTTTGATattattattcaatatttatGTTATGGTAGCCCCTGAAGTCCCTAGTCAGTgctcaggacctcattgtgctgtATGCGGTCCAGTACAAGTGAAAATGTACTCTTTGCCCTAGAGTGTTCACACTCTGAGATTACTGCATGGGGTTGGAATACAGAGAAGGGTGTGGAAGGGTGAGATACCCGGGTGATGAGCCGATTTGCATAAAAATCAGTAGTTCCAGCCAGTCATTTCCCCAGTCACTGCCAGAGAGCAGTATTTTGGATTTGTCCTGGCAGAGGAAAATGTTAGAGGGATTTGATGGGAAGacacagtcagggctggctccaggcaccagccaagcaagatagtgcttggggtggcagatttgAAGGGATGGCTTCCCTccaatcccttttttttttttttttttgcttcgccgCTTCGGCTGGCCTGTAGTGGGCGGCAgcgcggaggaggggagcgccctgcagggAGCGAGTTTCGCACTCTGTCTGCAGGCAACACGGTAGGAGGGGCCGCGAGGCGAGCGCACCAgttgaaggaagccctggccgccccctcttctctctctgtctccacactccctcctcctccccctactAGCTGGGGCGCACACTCCACTGCCTGGGGCacgtctgcagcacagggagttcccctgcaccctggctctggccgctccgcacatttttattttttgcttgaggtggcaaaaaagccagagctggccctggacaTAGCGGTAGTTTTACAAGGAGAATTTTGCTTGATTAAAGGGCATCGTGAGAGAGAGCATGAAAGTGCCTGAGGGAGACATGACAGAGGCTCTCAAAACTGGTGACGTGAAGGTGGAACCAGAGGTTTCCCTTGTGACAGAATACTAGATATGATGGGTGGGCTGGTGTCAAATGGTGAAAGGCGTTAGAGGTGAAGAGAAGACATTTGTGTTTGCAGTGAAGAAtgaggagccagtggagggactcAAGGAGCAGAGGGGTGTGGTAAGAGCAATGAGCCAGGCAGATGAACCTAGCAGCAGGATTATGAATGGATTTGAGCCAGGCAAGGCTGGAGCAGTAAAGGCCAAAGAGAAAGGGATTCTAGTAGTTGAGGCATGAAATGCTAAGGGTCTGCACAAGAGGGGTGGCAGTGCAGACAGGCAAGGCCAGAGCTTTGAAATGTTGAGCAGGAAGGCGTGACAAGACTTGCACGCAACCTAGATGTGGGGATCGAAAGGGTCAAGTTAAAGATGACACCCAGATTAATGGGCCCGAGTAACTGGGAGGAGGCTGATGTGGTTCACAGTGATAAGGGAAGTGGGGAGATGGGAGCACTTGGGAGGAAAGATCGAAAGCTGAATTTTGGCCATGTTGAGTTTCAGATGTTTCCTCCCCAACCGCAAAtatggcagattggcagaggccctggaggttttttgccttcctctgcagcatggggcacaggtcacttgctggagaattctctgcaccctgaggtctttaaaccacgatttgaggacttcagtaactcagacataggttaggggtttgtttcaggagtgggtgggtgagattctgtggcctgcattgtgcaggaggtcagactagatgatcataatggtcccttctgaccttagtctgtgagtctataagatGATGGCTGGACATGCACAAGGCGTGAAAGACAGGTCATATGAGGTTGGATGGAAGGAGAATAGTCCTGAATAAAGAGGCAGATCTGTGAGTCATTGATATATTAAATATCTTAACTAGCCAGATCCTGTAATCTGCACTCAGGCAAAACTATGCTCAGTCCTGTTAGTTGTAAAGTGTGTTCTCTAGCAAatactcttcttcttcttccccttgCATAGTCATGTATAGgggtgatattattattatttattaatattctcttctcattttttaaagcacaatccttgccccaaagaatttacaatcccaagagcatttaaaaggaaaaatgtgtcagTCAGCACTTTGCTTGTGAGCGTGTGAATTTCTGCTCATGAAAGAAAGGGATTGTAGACCTGCTCCAGCATGCTGCTGAGTGCCCTCAGTGGGAGTTcggagcactcagcacctcacaggcttGGGTCTACTGAATTGGCTAAAACCAAGAACAGAGCAAGGGTTCCCTtcatagctctgccagtgcatctcaGTCCTGACCCTCACCTCTGCTATGCCCATCCTTTTGAAACAGGGACTGCCAAACATGCTGCATTGTGTGGATGTCTCATGATGGGGCAAATGTGCACCCAAAGGCAAAGATTAAATCCAGGAAACTTAATCTTCTGAAAAAAGTGTTTAATCCACAACTTTCTATCACCATGATACATTCTGCAAGTATATGTTCTAAATTGAGCAATGCATCACCATGTACGGCTGCAGGGCTATGAGAGGGGAGCagaggtgctggctgtggggcagggaggcagggatAAAGTTCTTACTCTGATACGTTCAGTGCCTCCAGCCTTGCTAATTCTTCTGCCTCTTCATGTCCAGTGGTTGGGATTGCAAAGCTGGAGAAACTTCCTGGGAACCAGGCTTGGGTGATTACAGACCCTTTAACTGGCTGTGCCAGACAAACCCTCTTGAGTGGGGAGGTGTAGCTAATCTTAACAGCTTTAAACAGAAACTTCCCACACAAGACTGAGCCATAGCCTGTTCCTCTTTAAATCGTGACTCTGTGCTCTGCACTGTTGCTATGGAAGATCCTTCACCATAGTAATAACCTCTTTCAGGGAAGGTTAAAAAGaagcagtgcacatgctcagagatGCTTTTTCTTGTTCTGTTGGCAGTTTGCAGCGGCTACGTCAAAGAGACCATCACAAAGACAAGAGAAATCAGGtactaatatatatatttcatttgtGAGATGGGGTGACAGGCCATGCTTAGATTTTTATCAACTGTCGGTTGCAAGGGCAGAGGCAGACAACACTTCAAAGCATGTTGTGATTATGCTATTTCTGTTAAAAAACCTAACAGTCACTTAGATGTGGTGTGAGACAACTAGTGCCCCAAGGGAATGTTTCTtttacagatttcagagtagcagctgtgttagtctgtatctgcaaaaagaacaggagtatttgtggcacattagagaccaacaaatttatttgagcatcggatgcatgcagtggaaaatacagttggaagatatatacatacacagagaacatgaaacaatgggtgttaccatacacactctaacaaaAGTTATCAGTTAAGGTGAGTATTTTCTCAGGttcgggggctgtctgtaagcgaggattggcctgtctcccaagatctctgagagtgatggatcgtccttcaggataggttgtaggtccttgatgatatgctggagaggttttagttgggggctggtaatagctcaccttaactgatcactctcgttagagtgtgtatggtaacacccattgtttcatgttctctttcTGTATatttatcttcctactgtattttccactgcatgcatctgatgaagttgcCTGtcgcccactaaagcttatgctcaaataatctgttagtctctaaggtgacacaagtactcctgttcttttttcttttacagaGGGGATCATTAAAAAGCCGAACTGGGCTGGAAATGAACTTGTCTCAGGTGCCCTGAAAAAGTTTACCTGGGCGTCTGCTTCATTTGCCTCACTGGTGCTGAAGCTTCAGCATGATATTATAGGAATTAGCTTCTTGTTCATGATGTTCCTGTGCAGCTAAAGGCACGTTAGATGTAAATGGCACTATCCTAATTTGCTGTTTCAGGAGGACACTCTGCTTTTGCTGTATCTCATTGCAAGAACTAGGATTTGACTGGACTTGTTTTCACTTGGATCGCTACTgataaaaagaaaaccacctcttTTTTTGTGCTGTTAATGCTCTTACTGAAGTTTACTTTGTTAGTAAAGATAAGGAAGACAGGCAAAGGGAATCAATAAATGCACACAGTGTCTCAGTTCTTTTGTTGAAAGAATTACATAAggcacccactttttttttttctaaaactggCCTCCTGATTTTGTGGCTGCAAACTGTGCATGTCTGCCCACTGTCAATTTACACTACGACTGGGGATTTGTGCATGGAGCACAGATGATTGCACATAACAGTACTCCTTTGCAGGTCCAGCTGCCAATTTGCATATGCAGCAGGTGTtcatgcaaaatttgcagattcaTCTCAGTTGCCAGGGTTTGCAAATGTGGCCCTGCAGTTGTCTAAACAGCAGGTTTATTCCCTTATGTTTCTGTTGCAAGATGAGGAAAACCACCTCTTCTGACAGGGAAATGTAGACTGTACTGTATAATGCTGTATTCCAGCATCACATCCAGAGCACAAGGATTCAACATTCTTATGCAACATTTTTACtcattattaatatttaaaaattagaaaaagaaCAGACAACTCATCCTCTTGCCTTCCTGTGCTCTGCTAATGAGAATCAGCACTCTCTGTATATGGaatttattttaatcttgttACTGCTTAGAACggagtaagttttttttttctttgcctgcgTTTGAATGTACAGCAACTGGTCCTAGTATACAATGCTCCATCTTGAGCTAAGCGACTTATCTACTTGGATGAAGATGAAACACTGCATACGAGAGCTGATAGTGTTCACAGGCTTCATCTTTGTATTCAGATGAGGTAGCCTTGGGTCAGGCTGTCCAGCGCTTCCGGCCATGCTTTGGCCATCTCTGGTGTACAGGAACAAATGGATGACAATAAGTGAAGCTCTGAAAAccaagctggggtcagaggagaGACAAGAGGGAATAATTCATGTGAAGAAACAAACGGCTGGGTTTGTTTTAATTGTGACCAGTGACTatgcctatgattctatgggctGGGGTTTAAGAAAAGCCTCTTCTTCTGCATGAAGGAAGCTGCGTGAAACCAGCTTCTGTGATTTGTTTAGTTGCAAAGTAATTATAAAATTAGTTTTAGTTTTGCAGGTATATGTGAAAAGATGGTACATTAAAAATGCGAGGAAGAGAGCACTTTTCATCTCTCGGTTCAAATGCAAGTCAGCTTGGTAGCAGAGCTGCACAAATTCCCAGGGgttagcaatgacccagtcattGCTGGTTTGGGTTGGTGTTAAAATAGGACAAGTATCAGCATCACAAAGCTGGCACCATCATTAGCAATCTCAGCAGAGATGCCAGAGACTGACTGAAGCATGGCAACTGGATTTCCATCTCATTCCTACAAGAAGTCCCTCTAGGCCAAGTTTGAGACACATGGGTGGAGTGGGGTGAAGAACTTTGCTCTGCCACTGTccgtgctgtacctgttctgtagcTGAAGAGAGGAATTTAATCTCCAGGATGGTCAGTCTTGTAGCTATCATGAACATTACAGACAAAAAGGGTGTTATTTTACAGAACGTTATGTTTCTCACTAATTTGTTTATTGCCCCAATAAAGGAGGAAGCGCCAATTAGCAGGATGCTGACACCTTGCCTCCTAAGAAGAGTGGTCTTCTTGGTTCCTTTAATTTTTGTAGTTGTGCCGCTCACCATGGAGTCCATTAAAGCCGACGAAGAAGCAGGAACAACGATCCCAGCTGAAAGTATGTACTTCCCTGTATACTGGTTATCTCATAACTATACATGAGTGTAACATAGATTTAATGCTGCAGCATGTACAGGTGTTTAAAGATCATCTTAGTTCAACCAGTCCTGGAAACTTCAGGTTTTCATTGCAGTAGAGGAAAATCTTCATAACATATTGTGTACTCCCTCCCTCAGTCCCACAGTGGCTTCTGGATCACATTCATCCTCCCCATTCACTCATCCAGGGCACCTCACTGCTCTGCACCTTCCTGCACTTCTTCAGTCCTACCCCTATCCTGCTTACTCACTGTACTCTGCCAGTGTGGCACACCTTGATGCgccattccccatcccctacaTTTGGAGCATCCTCTCCGGTCCTGTATTCCATGCAATATAGTATCCACCTTTGTATGGATCCTCAAGGATCACTTCTTTCCACCAACAATGCCCTCACAGGTGCCTTCATGCTGGGCACTATCCCCTAAACCTAATATAGTACAAAttctcttaaattaaaaaaatgaatgaacaggataccaaaataataataagcacATCTCATAATCTTTTATGATCACAATCTCCATCCTCCCATTTCCCTCCCTTTGTGTATAGACAGCCGTTGAACTGTGATGAGTCCAATTTACATTATAAATTACTTGGAACAAGGACCTATCATTTTATTTGTCTGGAAAGTGCCATCCTCACCTATGGTTCTAAGTATCTAAGAAATAATAATAGCAAAATTAAACTAAGAAATATACTAGAACATTCAGAGATTAgctctttaaatatatttttatatgtttCTTCTTTTATTCAGCTACAGCTGTATAGTTTGGAGTGTTTCTTTTCTCAGGCAGGCAGACTTTTTAAGGATTTTGAAAATTCATCTTTCTTTATTAGCAGGCAGACTTCATGTTGTAGGATCCTGCTCCAGTTTATCAAAAGTGTGTGGAAATCAGTCACGGTGGTTGCACAACAGGCTGAAAGTCACTGCAGCCTCACTCTAGTTCTTTCCTTGTCTCCACTC
This sequence is a window from Gopherus evgoodei ecotype Sinaloan lineage chromosome 5, rGopEvg1_v1.p, whole genome shotgun sequence. Protein-coding genes within it:
- the C5H4orf48 gene encoding neuropeptide-like protein C4orf48 homolog isoform X1; the protein is MLRDAFSCSVGSLQRLRQRDHHKDKRNQEEAPISRMLTPCLLRRVVFLVPLIFVVVPLTMESIKADEEAGTTIPAESRPCVDCHAFEFMQRALQDLKKTAYNLDTRTETLLLQVEKRTLCDCLTANTLN